In the Flavobacterium pallidum genome, one interval contains:
- a CDS encoding LacI family DNA-binding transcriptional regulator yields MKRKVTLKQIAKELDVSISTVSKSLRDSPEISEDTRQKVQAFAKLYNYKPNNIALSLKNRKTKTIGIIIPEIVHHFFATVISGIEQVANEHGYSVVVCLSNESFDKEVINMEMLANGSIDGFIMSLSKETQYKGDFHHITEVINQGMPVVMFDRVTNEVLCDKVIIDDKMAAYEAVQHLVNMGKKKIALVTTVDYVSVGKLRTDGYTKAILDNELPFNEKLIIKIEDIDNFESQIAKLMENRAIDAVLAVNELFAVTIIKLASKMGLKVPDDLSVIAFTDGIISQYSTPTISTVSQNGIKMGQKAAKMLIDRLETEEEDEVEELYRTEVIETGLIERESTKA; encoded by the coding sequence ATGAAAAGAAAGGTCACCCTGAAACAGATTGCCAAAGAACTTGATGTCTCGATTTCAACAGTCTCCAAATCCCTGCGTGACAGTCCGGAAATCAGTGAGGACACACGCCAGAAAGTCCAGGCTTTTGCCAAGCTATACAACTATAAGCCCAACAATATCGCCTTAAGCCTCAAAAACCGCAAGACCAAGACCATCGGCATCATCATACCGGAAATCGTGCACCACTTTTTCGCGACGGTCATCAGCGGTATCGAGCAGGTGGCCAACGAGCATGGTTACAGCGTTGTGGTCTGCCTTTCCAACGAATCCTTCGACAAGGAAGTCATCAATATGGAAATGCTCGCCAACGGCAGTATTGACGGATTTATCATGTCATTATCAAAAGAGACACAATATAAAGGTGATTTCCACCACATCACCGAAGTGATCAACCAGGGCATGCCTGTGGTGATGTTTGACCGCGTAACCAATGAGGTCCTTTGCGATAAAGTCATCATCGATGATAAGATGGCTGCTTACGAAGCGGTCCAGCATTTGGTGAATATGGGCAAAAAGAAGATTGCGCTGGTCACTACGGTCGATTATGTCAGCGTTGGAAAGCTTCGTACGGATGGCTATACCAAAGCGATTCTGGACAATGAGCTGCCATTCAATGAAAAACTGATCATCAAAATTGAGGATATTGACAATTTTGAATCCCAGATTGCCAAACTTATGGAAAACCGCGCCATTGATGCGGTGCTTGCCGTAAATGAGCTTTTCGCAGTGACAATCATTAAATTGGCAAGTAAAATGGGCTTGAAGGTTCCGGATGACCTTTCTGTCATTGCTTTTACAGACGGGATCATTTCCCAATATTCCACGCCAACTATAAGTACTGTCAGTCAAAACGGCATCAAAATGGGCCAGAAAGCCGCCAAAATGCTCATTGACAGGCTCGAAACCGAAGAAGAGGATGAAGTCGAGGAATTGTACCGCACTGAAGTCATCGAAACCGGGCTTATCGAACGTGAATCTACTAAAGCGTAA
- the pgmB gene encoding beta-phosphoglucomutase, with protein sequence MNKKAFIFDLDGVIVDTAKYHYLAWQKIAGALGIEFTPEHNEELKGVSRVRSLDIILNLGKINATQEDKDRWLVQKNEDYLGYLVHMDENEILPGVLPVLQYLKDQGQAIALGSASKNARPILEKVNIISYFDAIVDGNDVTNAKPDPEVFVQAARLLSIDAEKAIVFEDSVAGIQAANIANMTSIGIGEESILHEAQYLFPDFTHIETDFLDMLIKR encoded by the coding sequence ATGAATAAGAAAGCATTTATTTTTGACCTTGACGGCGTAATCGTCGACACGGCAAAATACCATTACCTCGCCTGGCAGAAGATTGCCGGAGCACTCGGGATTGAATTCACCCCGGAGCACAACGAAGAATTAAAAGGCGTGAGCCGCGTACGTTCTTTAGACATTATTTTAAATCTGGGGAAAATCAATGCTACCCAGGAAGACAAGGACCGCTGGCTGGTCCAGAAAAACGAAGATTACCTCGGCTACCTTGTCCATATGGATGAAAACGAAATACTGCCCGGCGTTTTACCGGTTTTGCAATATTTAAAAGACCAAGGCCAGGCCATCGCCTTAGGCTCAGCAAGCAAAAACGCCCGTCCGATCCTGGAAAAAGTCAACATCATTTCCTACTTCGATGCTATTGTAGACGGGAATGACGTTACCAATGCCAAGCCGGACCCGGAAGTTTTCGTACAGGCTGCCAGGCTATTGAGCATTGACGCTGAAAAAGCGATTGTTTTCGAAGATTCCGTTGCGGGGATCCAGGCAGCCAATATCGCCAACATGACCAGCATCGGGATTGGGGAAGAATCCATTTTACATGAAGCACAATACCTTTTTCCGGATTTCACACATATTGAAACTGATTTCCTGGATATGCTCATTAAAAGATAA
- a CDS encoding glycoside hydrolase family 31 protein, whose amino-acid sequence MKNLFSIIALFHFTIAATAQDVRTFKSFKKTPNGLEVSVSDGKYLIHFYNESIVETTFLPTGEIFNPESHAVVLTAQSKIGKTSEKNGTITLSSAGINVAITKSPFHISYSYKNKLLLSEKNGYAKKSETGNDGKTQHLETLNFNLDKDEALYGGGARVLGMNRRGHRLQLYNRASYGYESRAELMNFTMPLVLSSKIYAVHFDNPAIGYLDLDSKKDNTLAYETISGRKTYQVIAADSWPKLMENYTALTGRQPLPPRWAFGNFASRFGYRDQEMADNTAKHFIDDKIPVDAMIFDLYWFGKTIKGTMGNLEFDKDNFPNPEKMISGLKDKGIKTVLITEPFILTTSSKWQEAVDKKVLATDATGTPFTYDFYFGNTGLVDVFKPDAKTWFWDIYKNLGKMGIAGVWGDLGEPEVFPSEAFTAKGKADEVHNIYGHNWAKMVFEGYQKDFPNQRPFILMRSGYTGSQRYGMIPWSGDVSRSWGGLSGQMEISLEMGMQGMGYMHSDLGGFAGDYNDNELYLRWLQYGVFQPVFRPHAQEAVASEAVYKDIITKEKAKKIIELRYRLLPYNYNIAFENHKTGMPLMRPLLFEESTNENLIAKSQTYLWGNDFLVTPVVKSGEKETVVYFPKGSQWFDFFDNQEKHLGGKTETVKTAEDHIPVYVRGGAFIPMSKVVQNTEAYSQTDLEIHYYYDADVKNSKLELYLDDGLTPDAFEKGTYEMLTFASIVDKKGFTIKINDQPNKDYIVNNKKYRIFLHGMTILPQISVGGNTINPDADGGPLHFDLNINPGNTEIKIQF is encoded by the coding sequence ATGAAAAACCTTTTTTCAATAATCGCGCTTTTCCATTTTACGATTGCCGCCACAGCACAGGATGTCCGCACTTTTAAAAGCTTTAAAAAAACACCAAACGGACTCGAAGTTTCCGTTTCCGATGGGAAATACCTGATCCATTTTTACAATGAATCCATCGTCGAAACCACCTTCCTGCCCACAGGCGAAATTTTTAACCCAGAGTCGCATGCTGTTGTTCTCACGGCACAATCTAAAATCGGTAAGACTTCTGAAAAAAATGGCACGATCACATTATCATCGGCCGGAATAAACGTAGCCATCACAAAATCGCCTTTCCACATTTCGTATTCCTATAAAAACAAACTGCTGCTTTCCGAGAAAAACGGCTATGCCAAAAAATCCGAAACCGGAAATGATGGGAAAACACAGCACTTGGAAACACTCAATTTCAATCTCGATAAGGATGAAGCTTTATACGGCGGCGGGGCACGCGTACTGGGCATGAACCGCCGGGGCCACCGCCTGCAACTGTACAATCGCGCATCGTATGGTTATGAAAGCCGCGCAGAGCTGATGAATTTCACCATGCCATTGGTACTTTCTTCAAAAATTTACGCCGTACATTTTGACAATCCCGCTATCGGCTACCTGGATCTGGACAGCAAAAAAGACAATACTTTAGCTTACGAAACCATTTCAGGAAGGAAAACCTATCAGGTCATTGCAGCCGACAGCTGGCCAAAACTGATGGAAAATTACACCGCATTAACCGGACGACAGCCGTTGCCGCCGCGTTGGGCATTTGGGAATTTCGCGAGCCGTTTCGGGTACCGCGACCAGGAAATGGCAGACAATACCGCAAAACATTTCATTGATGATAAAATCCCGGTCGATGCGATGATTTTCGATTTGTATTGGTTCGGGAAAACCATCAAAGGCACCATGGGTAATCTCGAATTCGACAAGGACAATTTCCCAAATCCTGAAAAAATGATTTCCGGTTTAAAAGACAAAGGCATCAAAACCGTCCTTATCACAGAGCCGTTCATCCTGACCACTTCCTCCAAATGGCAGGAAGCCGTCGATAAAAAAGTACTTGCCACCGATGCAACGGGAACACCATTTACTTACGATTTCTACTTCGGGAATACCGGTTTGGTGGATGTTTTTAAGCCTGACGCAAAAACCTGGTTTTGGGATATTTATAAAAACCTGGGCAAAATGGGCATCGCCGGTGTCTGGGGCGATTTGGGCGAACCAGAAGTTTTCCCATCCGAAGCATTTACCGCAAAAGGAAAAGCCGATGAAGTCCATAACATTTACGGGCACAACTGGGCCAAAATGGTGTTCGAAGGCTATCAAAAAGATTTCCCGAACCAACGTCCGTTTATCCTGATGCGCTCGGGTTATACAGGTTCCCAGCGTTATGGGATGATTCCGTGGAGCGGTGATGTGAGCCGCAGTTGGGGCGGATTGTCAGGCCAGATGGAAATTTCACTCGAAATGGGCATGCAGGGCATGGGGTATATGCATTCCGATCTGGGCGGATTTGCTGGGGATTACAACGACAACGAATTGTACCTGCGTTGGTTGCAATACGGCGTGTTCCAACCGGTTTTCCGTCCGCATGCGCAGGAAGCCGTCGCTTCGGAAGCGGTTTATAAAGACATCATTACGAAAGAAAAAGCGAAAAAAATCATCGAATTGCGGTACCGTCTTTTGCCATACAATTACAATATCGCTTTTGAAAACCATAAAACAGGCATGCCTTTGATGCGTCCATTGCTTTTTGAAGAATCAACGAATGAAAATCTTATTGCAAAAAGCCAGACATACCTTTGGGGCAACGATTTTCTTGTGACGCCGGTTGTGAAATCCGGCGAAAAGGAAACTGTTGTTTATTTCCCGAAAGGGAGTCAATGGTTTGATTTCTTCGACAACCAGGAAAAACATTTGGGCGGTAAAACCGAGACTGTAAAAACTGCTGAGGACCACATTCCCGTTTACGTCCGCGGCGGCGCTTTCATTCCGATGAGCAAAGTCGTACAAAATACCGAAGCCTATTCGCAAACCGATCTGGAAATCCATTATTATTATGATGCAGATGTAAAAAACAGCAAGCTTGAACTCTACCTCGATGACGGTTTAACTCCCGATGCATTTGAAAAAGGAACATATGAAATGCTGACGTTCGCTTCTATAGTTGACAAAAAAGGATTTACAATCAAGATCAATGACCAACCTAACAAAGACTACATTGTTAATAACAAAAAATATCGTATTTTCCTGCATGGCATGACGATATTACCACAAATTTCCGTTGGGGGTAATACCATCAATCCCGATGCAGACGGAGGTCCGTTGCATTTTGACCTTAACATTAATCCCGGAAATACTGAAATCAAAATTCAATTCTGA
- a CDS encoding glycoside hydrolase family 13 protein has protein sequence MKKLLSLLLLISAAAFAQIQKTEPPFWYAGMKNPSLQLMFYGENIGQYVVSVSNDVTITDVTRTGNPNYIFVTIDTKNISKSTTLTFSFSEKRKTVFTKKYEIRDREKNSALRKGFDASDAIYLIMPDRFANGNPSNDNTDNTAEKMDRSKPSGRHGGDIKGIIDHLDYIQSTGATTVWNTPLCEDNDPRGSYHGYAQSDVYNIDPRYGTNEDYLRLSSELHKRNMKLVLDYVTNHWGSEHWMIKDLPTYDWIHQFPGYGQSNYRMTTQYDPYHSETDKKYCVDGWFVKTMPDLNQANPLVLNYLIQNAIWWIEYANLDGFRVDTYSYCDKEGISKWTKAITDEYPYFNIVGEVWMHDQAQMAYWQKDSKIGAIQNYNSYLPSVMDFTLHDAISGVFNEDKASWDKGIIKVYENFVNDFLYPNPNSILVFAENHDTQRISHWYPDLNKYKMAMTLVATIRGIPQLYYGSEIGMTGDKHKGDGDIRHDFPGGWNGDANDAFSPSGRTETQKQYFDFTSKLFNWRKSKTLIHNGKTMQFLPEENVYVYFRYNDSESVMVIINNSDQKKTFGTARFKEGMKDFKTGKDVLAGTDFDITKEISIDAKTSLILELK, from the coding sequence ATGAAAAAACTACTATCGCTCTTATTACTTATTTCCGCGGCAGCATTCGCCCAAATACAAAAAACCGAACCGCCATTCTGGTACGCCGGAATGAAAAACCCATCGCTGCAATTGATGTTTTACGGAGAAAATATCGGGCAATATGTCGTCAGCGTTTCGAACGATGTGACCATTACGGATGTTACGAGAACCGGAAATCCGAACTATATTTTCGTCACCATCGACACCAAAAACATTTCAAAGTCCACCACGCTCACCTTTTCCTTTTCCGAAAAGAGAAAAACCGTTTTCACCAAAAAATACGAAATCCGCGACCGTGAAAAAAATTCGGCATTACGCAAAGGTTTCGATGCCTCAGATGCGATTTACCTGATCATGCCCGACCGTTTTGCCAACGGAAACCCTTCGAATGACAACACCGACAATACCGCTGAAAAAATGGACCGCTCCAAACCATCAGGCCGTCATGGCGGTGATATCAAAGGGATTATCGACCACCTCGATTACATACAATCTACCGGCGCCACCACCGTTTGGAACACACCCTTGTGTGAAGACAACGACCCGCGCGGCTCGTACCACGGCTATGCGCAATCGGATGTTTACAACATCGACCCGCGATACGGAACGAATGAGGATTACCTGAGATTATCTTCTGAACTCCACAAACGCAATATGAAACTGGTTTTGGATTACGTCACGAATCATTGGGGTTCCGAGCATTGGATGATCAAGGATTTACCGACCTACGACTGGATCCATCAATTTCCCGGCTACGGCCAGAGCAATTACCGCATGACCACGCAGTACGACCCGTATCATTCCGAAACCGACAAGAAATATTGTGTCGACGGTTGGTTCGTAAAAACGATGCCCGACCTGAACCAGGCCAATCCGTTGGTGTTGAATTACCTCATCCAAAACGCCATCTGGTGGATTGAATATGCAAATCTAGATGGTTTCCGGGTAGACACGTATTCTTATTGCGACAAGGAAGGTATTTCCAAATGGACCAAAGCCATCACCGACGAATACCCCTATTTCAACATTGTCGGCGAAGTCTGGATGCACGACCAGGCACAGATGGCGTATTGGCAGAAAGACAGTAAAATCGGGGCCATCCAAAACTACAATTCTTATTTGCCGTCTGTCATGGATTTCACATTGCACGATGCCATCAGCGGTGTTTTTAATGAAGACAAGGCTTCCTGGGACAAAGGAATCATTAAGGTGTATGAAAATTTCGTGAACGATTTCCTGTACCCAAACCCGAATTCTATCCTCGTTTTCGCCGAAAACCACGATACACAGCGCATCAGCCATTGGTATCCGGATTTGAATAAGTACAAAATGGCAATGACTTTGGTCGCAACCATCCGCGGCATTCCGCAACTTTATTACGGCTCTGAAATCGGGATGACCGGCGACAAGCACAAAGGCGATGGCGATATCCGGCACGATTTCCCCGGCGGCTGGAACGGCGATGCGAACGATGCATTTTCCCCATCGGGCCGTACGGAAACCCAGAAACAATATTTCGATTTCACCTCAAAATTGTTTAACTGGCGTAAAAGCAAAACCTTGATCCACAACGGGAAAACGATGCAGTTTTTGCCGGAAGAAAACGTATATGTGTATTTCCGTTACAATGACAGTGAATCTGTGATGGTTATCATTAACAATTCCGACCAGAAGAAAACATTCGGCACGGCACGTTTTAAGGAAGGAATGAAAGATTTCAAAACCGGCAAAGACGTTTTGGCCGGAACCGATTTTGATATCACCAAAGAAATTTCAATAGATGCCAAAACATCGTTAATACTCGAATTAAAATAA
- a CDS encoding glycoside hydrolase family 65 protein produces the protein MNQDYIKPDNWSIIEEGFDTESVKSSESLFSIGNGAMGQRANFEETYTNETFQGSYIAGVYYPDKTKVGWWKNGYPEYFAKVLNAPNWIGINIEINGENLDLNRCQAVKNFRRELNMKEGWYLRTFEAVLRNETEIAVNVKRFLSLDDDQAGYINYEIVPLNKAAKITFKPYIDAGVHNEDANWEEKFWEPLQVKSQGNEAFVTARTFKTHFTATTFMHNSIFVDGKNQNLTPENTTQSEDKIEFAYTVNIVQGQKTSIQKIGGYTVSTNHNDTVYAAAEVMKSVSTKGYDQMLKAQADAWSKIWEMSDITIDGDVKAQQGIRFNIFQLNQTYSGKDSRLNIGPKGFTGEKYGGSTYWDTEAYCIPFYMATKDQQVARNLLTYRYNQLDKAIENAAKLGFKNGAALYPMVTMNGEECHNEWEITFEEIHRNGAIAFAIYNYHRFTGDYSYIPEKGLEVLIAIARFWHQRATYSAHRDAYVILGVTGPNEYENNVNNNWYTNYLAKWCIDYTVEQIEKIKSDYTEDYSRIMSKVTLNDAEIKQWKAVSGNMYFPYSQKHNVYLQQDGFLDKELVKVSDLDKSQRPINQKWSWDRILRSPYIKQADVLQGFYFFEDHFSKVELERHFDFYEPFTVHESSLSPCVHSIQAAVLGKMDMAYTFYLRTSRLDLDDYNKEVEEGCHITSMAGTWMSIVEGFGGMRIKKDQLHFEPKIPQGWDSYSFKINFRGQVLKVSVHPNETRFSLEGGRQLKVSVNDKEVLVEPNSLVTV, from the coding sequence ATGAATCAGGATTATATCAAACCGGACAATTGGTCCATTATAGAGGAAGGATTTGATACAGAAAGTGTAAAATCATCCGAAAGCCTTTTCAGTATCGGCAACGGCGCGATGGGGCAACGCGCCAATTTTGAAGAAACTTATACCAATGAAACGTTTCAGGGAAGCTACATCGCCGGAGTGTATTATCCCGATAAAACCAAAGTGGGCTGGTGGAAAAACGGTTATCCGGAGTATTTCGCCAAAGTCCTCAACGCCCCGAACTGGATCGGCATCAACATCGAAATCAACGGTGAAAACCTGGATTTGAATCGCTGCCAGGCAGTAAAAAACTTCCGCCGTGAACTCAACATGAAGGAAGGCTGGTACCTGCGTACGTTCGAAGCTGTTTTACGAAACGAAACTGAAATTGCTGTAAATGTAAAACGCTTCCTTTCGCTCGATGATGACCAGGCAGGTTACATCAATTATGAAATCGTCCCTCTGAACAAAGCCGCCAAAATTACATTTAAGCCCTATATCGATGCCGGCGTACACAACGAAGACGCAAATTGGGAAGAAAAATTCTGGGAACCATTGCAGGTAAAATCACAAGGCAACGAAGCTTTCGTTACGGCTCGAACGTTCAAGACCCATTTCACCGCGACGACTTTCATGCACAACAGCATTTTTGTTGATGGCAAAAACCAGAATCTTACGCCTGAAAACACCACCCAAAGCGAAGACAAAATCGAATTCGCATACACCGTAAATATCGTCCAGGGACAAAAAACGTCTATTCAAAAAATCGGCGGTTACACCGTTTCGACGAATCACAACGATACCGTTTACGCTGCCGCAGAGGTCATGAAGTCGGTTTCCACTAAAGGTTACGACCAAATGCTGAAAGCACAGGCCGATGCCTGGTCGAAAATCTGGGAAATGTCAGACATCACCATTGACGGCGATGTGAAAGCGCAACAAGGCATCCGTTTCAATATTTTCCAGTTGAACCAAACCTATTCCGGAAAGGATTCACGCCTGAATATCGGCCCGAAAGGTTTCACCGGGGAAAAATACGGCGGTTCCACTTACTGGGACACTGAAGCGTATTGTATTCCTTTTTACATGGCAACAAAAGACCAGCAGGTCGCACGGAATTTACTGACGTATCGTTACAACCAACTTGACAAAGCGATTGAAAACGCTGCCAAATTAGGTTTTAAAAACGGCGCGGCGCTGTACCCTATGGTTACCATGAACGGTGAAGAATGCCACAACGAATGGGAAATCACTTTCGAGGAAATCCACCGCAACGGTGCCATTGCATTCGCGATTTACAACTATCATCGCTTCACGGGCGATTATTCATACATTCCTGAAAAAGGATTGGAAGTGCTGATTGCCATTGCGCGGTTCTGGCACCAACGGGCAACGTATTCTGCGCATAGGGATGCCTATGTCATCCTTGGCGTGACCGGCCCGAATGAATACGAAAACAACGTCAACAACAACTGGTACACGAATTATCTGGCCAAATGGTGTATCGATTACACGGTCGAGCAGATCGAAAAAATAAAATCCGATTATACTGAAGATTACAGCCGCATCATGTCGAAAGTGACGCTCAACGACGCTGAAATCAAGCAATGGAAAGCCGTATCAGGGAATATGTACTTCCCGTATTCGCAAAAACACAACGTCTATTTACAACAGGATGGATTCCTCGATAAGGAACTCGTAAAGGTTTCTGACCTCGACAAATCACAACGCCCGATCAACCAGAAATGGTCCTGGGACAGGATTTTACGTTCGCCTTACATCAAACAGGCCGACGTGTTGCAGGGTTTCTATTTCTTTGAAGATCATTTTTCCAAAGTCGAGCTCGAACGCCATTTCGATTTTTACGAACCGTTTACAGTGCATGAAAGTTCGCTTTCTCCCTGTGTACACTCCATTCAGGCCGCAGTTTTAGGCAAAATGGATATGGCTTACACGTTCTATTTACGGACTTCCCGTCTTGATCTGGATGATTATAATAAGGAAGTCGAAGAAGGCTGCCACATCACCTCAATGGCTGGAACATGGATGAGTATTGTCGAAGGTTTCGGAGGCATGCGCATCAAAAAGGACCAGCTGCATTTTGAACCGAAAATCCCGCAGGGCTGGGACAGTTATTCTTTCAAGATCAACTTCAGGGGACAGGTGCTGAAGGTTTCAGTACACCCGAATGAAACCCGTTTTTCACTCGAAGGCGGCAGGCAACTTAAAGTTTCCGTGAATGACAAAGAAGTTTTGGTAGAACCAAACAGCCTGGTTACCGTTTAA
- a CDS encoding MFS transporter, with protein MEKRKLGFWEIWNMSFGFLGIQFGFALQNANTSRIFDTLGADVDKIGLYWLAAPLTGLIIQPIVGYFSDRTWTRLGRRRPYFLAGAILSSIALLVMPNSPTLWVAIGTLWIMDSSINISMEPFRAFVGDNLPERQRTLGFAMQSFFIGLGAVVGSALPYVFTNWVGISNTAPEGVIPESVKWSFYVGGAVFLLAVLWTVLKSKEYAPEELEAFEEAKKEHATKGHHERMATQSGVTVTRQRSIGVLLLVIGGVATAYVHHINTQVNEKGETNQHKELYILSIGLLVVGILFTLVSQLRKREVRNGFTVIVTDLLNMPKTMKQLAWVQFFSWFALFAMWIYTTKAVTGHVFNTSDTTSKVYNDAADWVSIMFTVYNGVAAAVAFLLPVLARRTSNKFTHMLALIAGGIGLISVYFLTDKVGLLLAMIGVGIAWASILSIPYAMLSGALPSAKMGYYMGVFNFFVVIPQIVAGTILGFLVNTFFNDEPIYALIVGGCSMILAGLLTLGVSTNKKIDINE; from the coding sequence ATGGAAAAGCGTAAATTAGGTTTCTGGGAAATCTGGAACATGAGTTTCGGGTTCCTTGGGATACAGTTTGGTTTTGCACTGCAAAATGCCAATACCTCCAGGATTTTTGACACCCTCGGTGCTGATGTGGACAAGATCGGCCTTTACTGGCTGGCAGCGCCGCTCACAGGATTGATCATTCAGCCCATCGTTGGTTATTTCTCGGACCGCACCTGGACCCGTCTTGGACGACGGAGGCCTTATTTCCTTGCCGGCGCCATTTTATCTTCGATTGCTTTATTGGTGATGCCCAACTCCCCCACCTTATGGGTCGCGATCGGGACTTTATGGATTATGGATTCCTCGATTAACATTTCAATGGAACCGTTCCGCGCGTTTGTGGGCGACAATTTGCCTGAAAGACAACGTACACTCGGTTTTGCAATGCAAAGTTTCTTCATCGGGCTGGGCGCTGTCGTAGGTTCGGCGTTGCCTTATGTATTCACAAACTGGGTCGGGATTTCGAATACGGCTCCCGAAGGCGTCATTCCTGAATCTGTAAAATGGTCCTTCTATGTTGGCGGGGCAGTTTTCCTGCTTGCGGTGCTCTGGACCGTTTTAAAATCCAAAGAATATGCTCCCGAAGAGCTTGAAGCGTTTGAAGAAGCAAAAAAAGAACATGCTACAAAAGGCCATCACGAACGCATGGCTACGCAAAGTGGCGTTACCGTTACAAGACAGCGTTCCATCGGGGTATTGCTTTTAGTCATCGGAGGTGTTGCTACCGCGTATGTGCACCACATCAATACACAGGTAAATGAAAAAGGGGAAACGAACCAACACAAGGAACTCTACATCCTTTCCATCGGATTGCTGGTCGTCGGCATACTTTTTACACTGGTTTCACAACTCAGGAAACGTGAAGTACGCAACGGTTTTACTGTAATTGTTACTGATTTGCTGAACATGCCAAAAACGATGAAACAACTGGCATGGGTGCAGTTTTTCTCGTGGTTTGCCTTATTTGCCATGTGGATTTACACCACTAAAGCCGTGACAGGGCACGTTTTCAACACTTCAGACACCACGTCAAAGGTGTACAACGATGCCGCAGACTGGGTTTCGATCATGTTTACCGTGTATAATGGCGTGGCCGCTGCCGTGGCGTTCCTTTTACCTGTTTTGGCCAGAAGGACCAGCAACAAATTCACGCACATGCTCGCTTTGATTGCGGGAGGCATCGGTCTGATTTCGGTTTATTTCCTGACGGATAAAGTGGGATTATTACTGGCAATGATAGGTGTGGGAATAGCATGGGCAAGTATTTTATCAATTCCTTATGCGATGCTTTCGGGCGCGCTTCCTTCAGCAAAAATGGGGTACTACATGGGCGTATTCAACTTCTTTGTCGTCATCCCGCAAATCGTGGCCGGAACCATTTTGGGTTTCCTGGTCAACACCTTTTTTAATGATGAGCCTATTTATGCGTTGATTGTCGGCGGATGCTCGATGATCCTCGCCGGCTTGCTTACGCTTGGCGTTTCCACAAACAAAAAGATTGATATTAATGAATAA